CATTCATTTTGCAGTTAAGGGAGCAATAGATCCTGTTTGCCCGACCTTCAAATTCCTTCCCGCACTGGGGACATTTTTTTGATTCCATAGTTGTGAGGTTTAGGTTAATTAATTATTGAATTATTGGAGGCTTTTGAGTGTGTTGTGTTAAAAGGTGTGTCTATATATATTAACACCCTCAACACGGATCGTGTTAAGCTTAACACACCTTGTGTTAACACACTGTATTTTCCTGATTTTCATTTAGTACAAGTTTGTGCTGCTTACTGTCGCCCTTATTTATCACCAGCCCCTGCTCGAGATAGAAATTCAGAAAATCGCGGCAACGGTTACTCCCGATCAGGACTCCGTATTTTTTAAGTTGTTCTTTAATCAAGTCATGGAAAGTACGGGCAGAGCAATTGTCATTTGCAGGGAAAATGTCCCTTAGTAGATTTCGATGCGTTTGATGGTCATAATCTGCCGGCTGCCGATCTTTATTGTGAACGGGCGCCGAAAAAGAATCAATAAGCTCAGGGACATTGTCAATGTTTATTGAAAAAGCAAATGGCGAAAACTCCCTGTCACGCATGATCTGGCTTTCAACAACAGATATTTCCTTATTTTCCTTATCCTTACTTACGGTTATAACTGTTTCGCATTTATTCTCAAGTTCGGTTCCCAGATGCCCTCGGTTGTTGTCGTCAGTCTTGTTTTTATGCAGAACGGTTAGAATATGTAGCTTTTTCTCCTCGCTCCACTTCATTAGCTTTGAACTTACATCGGTCGCTTCAGCTTCGTCATTAATTGAGAAAACCACATCCTTGATGCCGTCAATTATTACGAAACCCACATCCGGGATATTGTTGATCGCGTATTCAATGATGCCGAGGCGCAATTTGGGCGGATAGGGGCGTAACCTTACAAAAACAAGATTTTCGGGATGCTCGTGTTCAGCACAGTTTAGCATTTTGCTGACACGAACGAGCACTTTCTTGCAATCCATTCTGCTTTGCTCTGTATCGATATACAGCACCATGCGCTTGTCATCAGGCAGTTGACCTGAGAACTTCAGGACTGTTGAATTGCTTAATGCCGATGCGACAATCGCCGAAACAAGAAAGGTCTTTCTACTTTTTGCTTTGCCGGCCACAAGACTGATATTGCCGATTGAACATACTGTTGAATCATGATCAGGTTGGTGTACCCGAATGCAGGGAGATTCTGCTTCTACTTCATCGTAGGTGAACATCTGAGAATTGCTCAGAAGGTCCTTAAGATGGGTCTCTGCCGGTAACTCAGGGTTTGCCCGGTTGCGATACTTGCGTGGTACAGAAAAGTCCACAGGAGAGGTGCTTTGCTCAATTCTGTCTGAGCCGATGCTATCATTTTGAGCTTTTTTCTGTACAGGCATGAATTCCATCATTTCTCGAAAGGATTAATGATAATGCGTGAATATTTTGTTACACTGCCGGGCTTGAGGTGCAGCATGATATTGTGAGCGTTCAGTTCCGGGTCAATATTCTCAAGCTGACGAATTTGGGTTTCAATGTCTTGCCAGGTTTCAAAAAAATGAAGTGAATCCAGATCATTAAAAGCGGTGACTAATTCAGCAATCAGGGTATTTTGTTTATCAATGAAAGTATCATTAGCATTCGGTTTTTCCGAATAGCGTACCAAGTCCTTTCTTAAGGCCTCTATGACTTTTTCAAGTCGCGCCATACCCATGATATATGAACCTGGCATGGCCTATTTCCTTTTATTGCGGATGAAAAGTTCGCTGGTAGAAGTATTTTGGGTGTCCACAGGGTGCTTTTTACCTGAGTCCAGCCATGCTTCCAGTTCGAATCGTTTGAAATAGACCTTTTTCCCTTTTTTGAAATAAGGGATTTTCTTTCTACAAGTAAGCGTGTAGATAGTGGCCACGGCAAGGTTAAGAAGTTCTGCTGCTTGCCTGATATTTAGGAACTCATCTTTTGCAACGGGTTCCGGTTGGTATGTATTTAATTGGATTTCCCGAACTTTTTCAGCTAACACATTAGCAAGGTCTTCGAGGGAGACATTAGATAAAATGAGTTTTTCCATTTTTGTGGCGGATTAATTTCTGCCACAAAGAAAATACGAAAAAACGCTTAAAATACAAAGGAAAATGAATACATATCGTATGTCAGTAATTGGCTTTACTTGGCAGTAGTTGGCAGTTTGTTTCCGGGCATCGTACAGCGCAAATTTTGGAAAATATGGGAAAACGAAACGGGGCTGATATGTATTTATAACTTTGGCACAAGCAAGTAGTTGATTTTAATCCTCATCCCGGGAGCGGGGAGACTTAGCTACCTTGATAGTAATATTCCCTGCCTTGATATCACGGAAGTCTCCAAGGATTTCTCTTAAGCTATAAAAAATTATTCTCGTACCTGATTTATGATAATCTATAAGACCCCGTTTCCGCCATTGATGAAGCGCCAGTTTTCTAACACCAATGATTTCGCAGAGCTCCTTTTCACGGCAATGCATACTTTCCTCGTTTTTCTCGTGTCTTTTAATATACGCCTTCAACCGTTCGATGATCTCATCAATATTATAAATGACT
Above is a genomic segment from Bacteroidota bacterium containing:
- a CDS encoding AAA family ATPase — protein: MMEFMPVQKKAQNDSIGSDRIEQSTSPVDFSVPRKYRNRANPELPAETHLKDLLSNSQMFTYDEVEAESPCIRVHQPDHDSTVCSIGNISLVAGKAKSRKTFLVSAIVASALSNSTVLKFSGQLPDDKRMVLYIDTEQSRMDCKKVLVRVSKMLNCAEHEHPENLVFVRLRPYPPKLRLGIIEYAINNIPDVGFVIIDGIKDVVFSINDEAEATDVSSKLMKWSEEKKLHILTVLHKNKTDDNNRGHLGTELENKCETVITVSKDKENKEISVVESQIMRDREFSPFAFSINIDNVPELIDSFSAPVHNKDRQPADYDHQTHRNLLRDIFPANDNCSARTFHDLIKEQLKKYGVLIGSNRCRDFLNFYLEQGLVINKGDSKQHKLVLNENQENTVC
- a CDS encoding helix-turn-helix domain-containing protein yields the protein MEKLILSNVSLEDLANVLAEKVREIQLNTYQPEPVAKDEFLNIRQAAELLNLAVATIYTLTCRKKIPYFKKGKKVYFKRFELEAWLDSGKKHPVDTQNTSTSELFIRNKRK